From a single Erpetoichthys calabaricus chromosome 1, fErpCal1.3, whole genome shotgun sequence genomic region:
- the prx gene encoding neuroblast differentiation-associated protein AHNAK isoform X46, whose product MAMPMEITVVQETLKKSELMEVVVETEAEAGARGFSVSGGGAQGIFVKEVLKDSPAAKALSLREGDQLLSARVYFDNVKYEDALKILQCAEPYKVSFLLKRNVPSADISTSSGSASLEVKGPKAKMPKLSVKSIAPLRKKKKKAKAGSRLSAEVTLPASGKFKREASPAKFELSPVDVEFAFPKFPKLKGVSKTTTEGDISLKSPEIQASVARRKKKKIRLPRMRVKDAAAARAVVDVDLKSPEGKVELGTPETKVKTKEKSTKFGISFPKTKKPKVDAGLSCLEASKGISPPGIKLKPPEVEFDFSLPTGKADSKTAKGEVSKEDVKIKTPKVELDFGLPSGKAEAKISHPDINVKDTMKEGIKFKAPKLDLDISLPKGKVEDTIAMPEAEVKSKDGFKFKPPKLDLDLSLPAGSVDSTEGDLDKDGRLRMPQVKIPKIGVSLPSAEFEGDTSKDRYKRDSYGKEDKHKAGLKMPSIDIDAPSLNIEIGLPTSKADSEGDVKFHPSEGSTGAGLKAPDVEIKMPKMTLPKFSGAEGEIKAPKTDVHRGKMEIEGPDFKLKGPKIKMPSFGVTLPTKTRDKSQAEHEHMIHEDGETGKIKLPTVKMPSIDISVPVPDVDLHLPKGKTSGPEAGIDKKIHHSQEELDIKMKMPKISIPKFSMFGKLETPSADVNVSPPKVDVKSPKADLTLRDIEVEGPSAKGANITMPKIDISLPKIKSPDMDLNMPELDIEGPSIKGPKISMPTVDISLPKMKHPEGHLDFEGPSVKGPNISMPTVDISLPKMKHPEGHLDIEGPSVKGPKIAMPTVDISLPKMKHPEADLDIEGPSVKGPKISMPKFDISLPKMKHPEADLNIEGPSVKGPKISMPKFDISLPKMKHPEADLNIEGPSVKGPKIAMPTVDISLPKMKHPEADLNIEGPSLKGPKISMPTVDISLPKMQHPEADLDIKGPSLKGPKISMPTVNISLPKMKHPEVDLDIQDPSLKGPKITMPEVDISLPKMKHPEVDLNAEGPSVKGPKIVMPTVDISLPTIKPSDTELDIEGPSLKGPKIGIPKVDISLPKRKSAEIGVSVPEGDTNLSMPSMKIPTIDINMPKIDLDLSISKTMEGASMELPESTTGRNFEGPDIHLKMPKISLPTFGVKDNAEAECKGDVKLPKAKVDKKASEFEGSKPKLPTIKVPGLDISVPEVPDVDINIKAPKSKSDYTVEGDISGKQHDFNIKGPNVKIEMPKLPKFKKDKSNVEVQPPHVDIESGDAKMKGLKIKMPKFGLSFPKGKLKEGEVDVSGQMKASGKMPEGKIKFPKEKHSMEMPDVNTDTTDGKIKLPSVALPSVDISAPKMDIDFSLPKGKRGDKEQVGLLKGEDERLSSGASFDVPDVSLKIPKFTLPKFAGKVKTDNVELDSKHLKADIQPSPAKVDIEGKFPSVEFDVDGKPKEKDMKIKMPKMKIPTFGITKKDEDVTVITPDVDTKIKKGKVQMKSPTIELEGPEGKVKSPKIKFPKFKISSPKTKLPDAEVKIGTEKGVKEGVQTPDVTIDMPKISMPKFGTKDGKMNVDVSVPEEGKLKMPSLEISLPTVSHKEGEVLLPKAEVDVSEADIKGYEGDLKIPKMPSLDISAPKFELDISLPKVKDDSALDPKLDIKAKKEGDLDGTDWKLKMPQVDLPKFGHKEKNINLELDIPAGKADAKIAKPEISISKASVDVPDFEMQGAEGRIKMPKIKMPKVDISLPKGDGVTESEDKITRPEFEDPAADGKIKLPSFGKLSAPTVKAPELDFELSLRKPKHETEIEGNWKGRKGAETDLGVTSEKSEYYIKMPKMKMPELSISGPQIKGSDLEIDVGLSKLDTGKEKIKGDLPKIQGSPGVTIKAPKIKAPKVDADVKAPEADIEGTSGKFKMKIPKFGLSTTKDEGEVNVDLQQETKFKVPDVGFSVTKDGDHSTNIDLSLPKDSKVKGPKKEGKLEVDLPSVELDIPEGGIKVPKLKIPKIGVMTSKEMLEGEVAFVSDSEEAEEKAKKHHFKFPNVEISSSKPKGYAEVDVKTSGRDMDLEGQTDGLKLKMPKITVPSVGFSDSKDQHYSTELITPDSDADIKIPKIDIKVPKIDINIPKVEIKAPAVNVKAPEEESLEMDEEHKSKVKLPEFGIALPSVTRLETETSDVKLKVKGPQIKVKNAEAISKSPQSDGDAEGPKMPKVKKAVFAFPRFNGADASLSHSQGEVNLGAGETKTRVPKIKMKPTFGKLRSKTKGAEVNGDAEEIDGEEDEKHKTGKMKIPKVTLAVSAKTSDGAGYHVNGQSDPASTNASQQDKSKFGKMKIPKIEFSSPYSKGAVDEGEAEMNMKLVKEEEASMSNGDSKGLKFKSPKITFSGFKKKTGKEEIEKPVSSSARTEMACLESGDKPISQSPKPKVSIGLFSSKSRGEYTVEQRTNGQEAQEESGKHHLEGRGDKSPKFKLPKFSLSPKSKGVLVITPESSPKASQRSSQQKEGEESSSGFKIQMPRVGFKSRQDEHTSEERIIMDDEDESVIIVSKTSKHTITESVTEKSTTI is encoded by the exons GAGATCAGCTGCTTAGTGCCAGGGTGTACTTTGACAATGTCAAATATGAAGATGCCCTGAAGATTCTTCAGTGTGCTGAGCCATACAAAGTATCGTTCCTGCTGAAGCGCAACGTTCCCAGCGCAGACATCAGCACCTCGTCAGGCTCAGCCAGCCTGGAAGTCAAAGGTCCCAAAGCCAAGATGCCAAAACTG AGTGTTAAAAGCATTGCTCctttgagaaagaaaaagaagaaagccaAGGCCGGTTCAAGGTTAAGTGCAGAAGTAACTCTTCCTGCATCAGGCAAATTCAAGAGGGAGGCCTCACCAGCTAAGTTCGAGCTGAGTCCAGTGGATGTGGAATTTGCCTTCCCAAAATTTCCAAAGCTGAAAGGTGTGAGCAAGACAACCACGGAAGGCGATATTAGCCTCAAAAGTCCAGAGATACAAGCTAGCGTTGCAAGacggaagaaaaagaaaatcagattaCCTAGAATGAGAGTAAAagatgcagcagcagcaagagctgtggtggatgtggatctaaaatcACCAGAAGGGAAGGTAGAACTGGGTACCCCAGAAACTAAAgtcaaaactaaagaaaaatccacaaaattTGGAATTTCTTTTCCAAAAACTAAGAAACCAAAAGTTGATGCAGGACTTTCATGCTTAGAGGCAAGCAAAGGGATAAGTCCACCTGGAATCAAATTAAAGCCTCCAGAAGTAGAGTTTGACTTTAGCCTCCCAACTGGAAAAGCAGATTCTAAGACTGCTAAAGGGGAGGTGAGTAAGGAAGATGTCAAAATCAAGACGCCTAAAGTGGAGCTTGATTTTGGTTTGCCCTCAGGCAAAGCTGAAGCCAAAATATCCCACCCAGATATTAATGTTAAGGACACAATGAAAGAAGGCATTAAATTTAAAGCACCAAAACTTGATCTGGATATCAGTTTACCAAAAGGAAAGGTAGAGGATACAATAGCTATGCCAGAGGCTGAGGTGAAAAGTAAAGATGGTTTTAAATTTAAGCCGCCTAAATTGGATCTTGATCTTAGTCTGCCTGCAGGGAGTGTTGACTCAACTGAAGGAGACCTAGATAAGGATGGAAGGCTCAGAATGCCTCAAGTGAAGATTCCAAAAATAGGGGTTTCCTTACCATCTGCTGAATTTGAGGGTGACACTTCCAAAGACAGATACAAAAGAGATTCTTACGGCAAGGAAGACAAGCATAAAGCTGGACTAAAGATGCCGTCTATTGACATTGATGCGCCATCATTAAACATTGAAATTGGCTTGCCAACATCTAAAGCAGACAGTGAAGGAGATGTGAAATTTCATCCATCTGAGGGTAGTACAGGAGCTGGTTTGAAGGCTCCTGATGTTGAAATAAAAATGCCAAAGATGACACTTCCAAAATTTAGTGGAGCTGAGGGAGAAATTAAAGCTCCAAAGACAGACGTGCATCGTGGTAAAATGGAAATAGAAGGTCCAGATTTTAAACTAAAGGGGCCCAAAATAAAGATGCCATCATTTGGTGTTACCTTACCTACAAAGACAAGAGATAAATCTCAGGCAGAACATGAGCACATGATTCATGAAGATGGTGAAACAGGAAAAATTAAGTTACCAACTGTCAAAATGCCTTCCATTGATATCTCGGTGCCAGTTCCAGATGTGGACTTGCATCTTCCTAAAGGAAAGACAAGTGGACCAGAAGCTGGCATAGATAAAAAAATTCATCACAGCCAGGAAGAGTtggatataaaaatgaaaatgccaaAAATATCCATTCCAAAGTTCTCCATGTTTGGCAAGTTAGAAACACCATCAGCTGATGTAAATGTTTCCCCTCCTAAAGTAGATGTTAAATCTCCAAAAGCGGATCTGACTCTCAGAGACATTGAAGTTGAGGGGCCTTCTGCTAAAGGAGCTAATATAACAATGCCAAAAATTGATATTTCTCTACCCAAAATAAAGTCACCGGATATGGATCTGAACATGCCTGAACTAGATATAGAGGGTCCTTCCATAAAGGGGCCTAAGATATCCATGCCAACAGTTGACATTTCTCTTCCCAAAATGAAACATCCAGAAGGACACTTGGATTTTGAAGGTCCTTCGGTAAAGGGGCCTAATATATCAATGCCAACAGTTGACATTTCTCTTCCCAAAATGAAACATCCAGAAGGACACTTGGATATTGAAG GTCCTTCTGTAAAGGGTCCTAAGATAGCCATGCCAACAGTTGACATTTCCTTACCAAAAATGAAACACCCAGAGGCAG ATCTGGATATTGAAGGTCCTTCTGTAAAGGGTCCTAAGATATCAATGCCAAAATTTGACATTTCATTACCAAAAATGAAACACCCAGAGGCAGATCTGAATATTGAAG GTCCTTCTGTAAAGGGTCCTAAGATATCAATGCCAAAATTTGACATTTCATTACCAAAAATGAAACACCCAGAGGCAGATCTGAATATTGAAGGTCCTTCTGTAAAGGGCCCTAAGATAGCCATGCCAACAGTTGACATTTCCCTTCCCAAAATGAAACATCCGGAAGCAGATCTGAATATTGAAGGTCCTTCTCTAAAGGGGCCTAAGATATCAATGCCAACAGTTGATATTTCCTTACCAAAGATGCAACATCCAGAGGCAGACCTGGATATCAAAGGTCCTTCACTAAAAGGTCCTAAGATATCAATGCCAACAGTTAATATTTCCCTTCCCAAAATGAAACACCCCGAAGTAGATCTGGATATACAAGATCCTTCACTAAAAGGGCCTAAGATAACCATGCCAGAAGTTGACATTTCCCTACCCAAAATGAAACACCCTGAAGTAGACCTGAATGCTGAGGGTCCTTCTGTAAAGGGGCCTAAGATAGTGATGCCAACAGTTGACATTTCCCTTCCAACAATAAAGCCTTCAGACACAGAACTAGATATTGAGGGACCTTCTTTAAAAGGACCCAAAATAGGCATTCCAAAAGTTGACATCTCCCTTCCAAAACGAAAGTCAGCTGAAATAGGTGTGTCAGTGCCTGAAGGAGACACCAATCTCAGCATGCCATCAATGAAAATTCCAACCATTGACATCAACATGCCTAAAATAGATCTTGATTTAagtatttcaaagaccatggaaGGTGCAAGCATGGAGTTGCCTGAATCTACTACTGGTAGAAACTTCGAAGGACCTGACATCCATCTCAAAATGCCTAAAATTTCTTTGCCAACATTTGGAGTCAAAGATAATGCTGAAGCAGAGTGTAAAGGTGATGTGAAACTCCCAAAAGCAAAAGTTGATAAGAAGGCTTCTGAGTTTGAAGGTAGTAAACCAAAGCTACCTACAATTAAGGTTCCTGGACTTGATATCTCTGTACCAGAAGTGCCTGATGTGGATATCAATATTAAAGCACCAAAGAGTAAGAGTGATTATACTGTTGAAGGAGACATCAGTGGAAAACAACATGATTTCAACATCAAGGGTCCCAATGTTAAGATTGAAATGCCTAAACTTCCAAAATTCAAGAAGGATAAAAGTAATGTGGAAGTTCAACCACCTCATGTTGATATTGAAAGCGGTGATGCCAAAATGAAAGGACTTAAAATTAAGATGCCCAAATTtggcctttcctttcccaagggTAAACTAAAAGAAGGTGAAGTTGACGTTTCAGGACAGATGAAGGCCAGTGGGAAGATGCCAGAAGGGAAGATTAAATTCCCAAAAGAAAAGCATTCAATGGAAATGCCTGATGTGAATACAGATACCACCGATGGAAAGATAAAGCTTCCATCAGTGGCATTGCCGTCTGTTGATATCTCAGCTCCAAAGATGGACATTGACTTCAGCTTACCTAAAGGTAAAAGGGGTGACAAGGAGCAAGTAGGGCTGTTAAAGGGAGAAGATGAGAGACTTTCTTCTGGAGCCAGTTTTGATGTCCCAGATGTATCGCTGAAAATACCCAAGTTTACACTCCCGAAATTTGCgggcaaagtaaaaacagataatgTTGAACTGGACAGCAAGCATCTCAAAGCTGATATACAGCCTAGCCCTGCAAAGGTAGATATAGAAGGCAAATTTCCTTCAGTAGAATTTGATGTTGATGGCAAACCGAAAGAAAAAGATATGAAGATAAAAATGCCTAAAATGAAAATTCCTACTTTTGGTATTACAAAGAAGGATGAGGATGTAACTGTGATCACCCCAGATGTTGATACaaagattaaaaaaggaaaagtgcAAATGAAAAGCCCCACTATTGAACTTGAAGGCCCAGAGGGGAAAGTTAAATCACCAAAAATCAAATTCCCCAAATTTAAAATTTCATCACCAAAGACAAAACTGCCTGATGCCGAGGTTAAGATTGGTACTGAGAAAGGAGTTAAAGAGGGTGTTCAAACTCCAGATGTAACGATTGACATGCCTAAGATTTCAATGCCAAAATTTGGAACCAAAGATGGAAAAATGAATGTTGATGTCAGTGTACCTGAGGAAGGAAAACTTAAAATGCCATCTCTTGAAATTTCCCTCCCTACAGTTTCACATAAAGAGGGTGAGGTGCTGCTGCCAAAGGCAGAGGTTGATGTATCTGAAGCAGACATTAAAGGATATGAAGGTGATCTTAAAATCCCTAAAATGCCAAGTCTTGACATCTCTGCCCCCAAGTTTGAACTTGATATAAGTTTGCCTAAAGTTAAAGATGACTCTGCCTTAGATCCTAAGCTAGATATTAAAGCCAAGAAAGAAGGTGATCTTGATGGAACTGATTGGAAATTAAAAATGCCTCAAGTCGACTTACCTAAATTTGGCCACAAAGAAAAGAATATCAATCTGGAGCTTGACATTCCTGCAGGTAAAGCTGATGCTAAAATTGCTAAGCCTGAAATTTCCATATCAAAAGCAAGCGTAGATGTTCCTGACTTTGAAATGCAAGGCGCGGAAGGCAGGATTAAGATGCCAAAAATTAAAATGCCTAAAGTGGATATTTCTTTGCCCAAGGGGGATGGTGTTACAGAGAGTGAAGATAAGATTACAAGACCTGAGTTTGAAGATCCTGCTGCGGACGGCAAGATAAAGTTGCCTTCATTTGGAAAACTCTCCGCTCCTACGGTAAAAGCACCTGAACTGGACTTTGAACTCAGCTTGAGAAAACCTAAACATGAAACAGAAATAGAAGGTAACTGGAAAGGGAGAAAGGGGGCTGAAACTGACTTGGGTGTTACTTCAGAAAAATCAGAGTATTATATCAAGATGCCCAAAATGAAAATGCCAGAACTATCCATTTCTGGTCCACAGATCAAAGGTAGTGATCTTGAAATTGATGTGGGACTGTCAAAGTTGGACACCGGAAAAGAGAAGATTAAGGGGGACTTACCCAAAATACAAGGAAGTCCAGGTGTCACAATTAAGGCCCCAAAGATCAAAGCCCCAAAAGTAGATGCAGATGTGAAGGCACCAGAGGCTGATATTGAAGGAACAAGtggaaaatttaaaatgaaaattccaAAGTTTGGTTTATCCACAACAAAAGATGAGGGTGAAGTTAATGTAGACTTGCAGCAGGAGACCAAGTTTAAGGTTCCAGATGTGGGATTTAGTGTGACAAAAGATGGAGACCACAGCACCAATATTGACCTTTCCCTTCCTAAGGACAGTAAAGTCAAAGGTCCTAAAAAGGAAGGTAAGCTTGAAGTTGATTTGCCATCTGTCGAACTGGACATCCCAGAAGGTGGTATCAAGGTGCCCAAATTAAAGATTCCTAAAATTGGCGTGATGACATCCAAAGAGATGTTAGAAGGAGAAGTTGCTTTTGTGTCAGActcagaagaagcagaagaaaaagCAAAGAAGCATCATTTCAAATTTCCCAATGTAGAAATTTCAAGCTCTAAACCTAAAGGGTATGCAGAAGTAGATGTCAAAACTTCTGGGAGAGATATGGACCTTGAAGGGCAAACAGATGGACTAAAGTTAAAAATGCCCAAAATCACAGTACCCTCTGTCGGTTTTTCAGATTCAAAAGACCAGCACTATTCAACAGAACTGATCACCCCAGATTCTGATGCAGACATCAAAATTCCAAAAATTGACATTAAGGTTCCAAAAATTGACATTAATATTCCAAAGGTCGAAATTAAAGCCCCGGCCGTCAATGTAAAGGCCCCAGAAGAGGAATCATTGGAGATGGATGAGGAACATAAGTCCAAAGTTAAACTACCAGAGTTTGGAATTGCACTTCCTTCTGTCACACGGTTAGAAACTGAAACATCAGACGTAAAGTTAAAAGTCAAAGGACcacaaatcaaagttaaaaatgcTGAAGCGATTTCCAAATCACCACAGTCTGATGGGGATGCTGAAGGGCCAAAGATGCCAAAAGTaaaaaaagctgtttttgctTTTCCAAGGTTTAATGGGGCAGATGCGTCATTGAGTCATTCTCAAGGAGAAGTGAATCTGGGGGCTGGAGAAACTAAAACCAGAGTtcccaaaatcaaaatgaaacccACCTTTGGAAAGTTGCGTTCCAAAACAAAAGGGGCAGAAGTGAATGGGGATGCAGAAGAAATAGATGGAGAGGAAGACGAAAAacataaaactggaaaaatgaagaTTCCAAAAGTCACACTTGCAGTCTCTGCGAAGACAAGTGATGGGGCGGGATATCATGTGAATGGACAAAGTGACCCTGCTTCAACGAATGCATCTCAGCAAGACAAGAGTAAATTTGGGAAGATGAAGATTCCCAAAATTGAATTTTCCTCACCCTATTCCAAGGGGGCAGTAGATGAAGGGGAGGCTGAAATGAACATGAAGCTGGTCAAGGAAGAGGAAGCATCAATGTCAAATGGAGACAGTAAGGGCTTAAAATTTAAATCtccaaaaatcacattttcaggctttaaaaagaaaactggcAAAGAAGAGATTGAAAAGCCAGTGTCTTCCAGTGCCAGGACTGAAATGGCCTGTCTAGAATCTGGGGATAAACCCATCTCACAGTCTCCCAAGCCCAAAGTTTCCATAGGTTTGTTTTCCAGCAAATCCAGAGGAGAATACACTGTGGAACAAAGAACCAATGGTCAGGAGGCCCAAGAAGAAAGTGGCAAACATCATCTGGAAGGTAGAGGAGACAAGTCCCCCAAGTTTAAGCTCCCGAAATTCTCCCTCAGCCCCAAATCAAAAGGGGTCCTGGTGATAACCCCTGAGAGTTCCCCAAAGGCAAGCCAACGTTCCTCACAACAAAAGGAAGGGGAAGAATCATCTTCTGGTTTTAAAATCCAGATGCCAAGGGTGGGATTTAAGTCCCGTCAAGACGAGCACACATCGGAGGAGCGGATAATCATGGATGATGAGGATGAAAGTGTGATCATCGTGTCTAAGACATCTAAACACACAATAACAGAATCAGTGACTGAAAAATCCACCACCATTTAA